The proteins below are encoded in one region of Neofelis nebulosa isolate mNeoNeb1 chromosome 17, mNeoNeb1.pri, whole genome shotgun sequence:
- the KLHDC4 gene encoding kelch domain-containing protein 4 isoform X3 — protein MNSTPTVSGRTPGPKWRSPIHPRGAVLTRATGGPSGRSGHRVVAWKRQLILFGGFHESTRDYIYYNDVYAFDLDTFTWSRLCPSGTGPTPRSGCQMSVTPQGSIVIYGGYSKQRVKKDVDRGTQHCDMFLLQPVDGREGKWGWTRINPAGARPTPRSGFSVAVTPNHQTLLFGGVCDQEEEESLEGDFLNDLHFYDATRNRWFAGPLKGPKSEKRKRRRGRKAEPEGADKQERGGAGAQEPLEVVREVVAEDGTVVTIKQVLAAPVPAGQPQSEEEDSPDEAGGPVVEPSPRSNAMLAVKHGRLYLYGGMFEAGDRQVTLSDLYCLDLHKMQEWTALVEVDPGAQEWLEETESEEDSDEDAEGGSDDEDSGDSGGEAGGECGVHAGAGRQETHGRAAPEPSTPCRT, from the exons gGCAACAGGAGGCCCTTCAGGTCGGAGTGGACATCGGGTGGTAGCCTGGAAGAGACAGTTAATACTTTTCGGTGGCTTCCATGAGAGTACAAG AGATTACATCTACTACAATGACGTGTACGCCTTTGACCTGGACACGTTCACGTGGAGTAGACTGTGCCCTTCGGGGACTGGGCCCACACCCAGATCGGGCTGCCAGATGTCTGTCACTCCCCAGGGCAGCATTGTCATCTACGGGGGCTACTCGAAGCAG AGAGTCAAGAAGGACGTGGACAGAGGCACGCAGCATTGCGACATGTTCTTGCTGCAGCCTGTGGATGGAAGGGAAG GCAAGTGGGGATGGACGCGTATTAACCCTGCGGGAGCCAGGCCCACCCCGAGGTCTGGCTTTTCGGTGGCTGTGACCCCGAATCATCAGACGCTGCTCTTTGGGGGCGTGTGtgaccaggaagaggaggagagccTGGAGGGGGACTTCCTCAATGACCTGCACTTCTATGACGCCACCAGGAACCGCTGGTTTGCGGGGCCTCTGAAG GGACCTAAGTCAGAGAAGAGgaaacggaggaggggcaggaaagcAGAGCCCGAAGGTGCCGACAAGCAGGAGCGCGGGGGGGCCGgtgcccaggagcccctggaggtGGTCAGAGAGGTGGTCGCAGAGGACGGGACCGTGGTCACCATTAAACAGGTTCTTGCCGCCCCGGTCCCGGCGGGACAGCCACAGTCCGAGGAGGAGGACAGCCCTGACGAAGCCGGTGGCCCCGTGGTGGAGCCCAGTCCCCGCTCCAACGCCATGCTGGCCGTGAAGCACGGGCGGCTCTACCTGTACGGGGGCATGTTTGAGGCAGGTGACCGCCAGGTCACCCTCAGTGACCTGTACTGCCTGGATCTCCACAAGATGCAGGAGTGGACGGCCTTGGTGGAGGTGGACCCAG GAGCTCAGGAGTGGCTGGAGGAGACGGAGTCAGAAGAAGACAGCGACGAGGACGCCGAGGGCGGAAGTGACGACGAGGACAGTGGCGACAGCggcggggaggctgggggtgagTGTGGTGTGCATGCCGGCGCCGGGCGGCAGGAGACCCACGGCAGAGCAGCTCCGGAGCCAAGCACCCCCTGCCGGACCTAG
- the KLHDC4 gene encoding kelch domain-containing protein 4 isoform X2, with product MAKKHLCIMNSTPTVSGRTPGPKWRSPIHPRGAVLTRATGGPSGRSGHRVVAWKRQLILFGGFHESTRDYIYYNDVYAFDLDTFTWSRLCPSGTGPTPRSGCQMSVTPQGSIVIYGGYSKQRVKKDVDRGTQHCDMFLLQPVDGREGKWGWTRINPAGARPTPRSGFSVAVTPNHQTLLFGGVCDQEEEESLEGDFLNDLHFYDATRNRWFAGPLKGPKSEKRKRRRGRKAEPEGADKQERGGAGAQEPLEVVREVVAEDGTVVTIKQVLAAPVPAGQPQSEEEDSPDEAGGPVVEPSPRSNAMLAVKHGRLYLYGGMFEAGDRQVTLSDLYCLDLHKMQEWTALVEVDPGAQEWLEETESEEDSDEDAEGGSDDEDSGDSGGEAGGECGVHAGAGRQETHGRAAPEPSTPCRT from the exons gGCAACAGGAGGCCCTTCAGGTCGGAGTGGACATCGGGTGGTAGCCTGGAAGAGACAGTTAATACTTTTCGGTGGCTTCCATGAGAGTACAAG AGATTACATCTACTACAATGACGTGTACGCCTTTGACCTGGACACGTTCACGTGGAGTAGACTGTGCCCTTCGGGGACTGGGCCCACACCCAGATCGGGCTGCCAGATGTCTGTCACTCCCCAGGGCAGCATTGTCATCTACGGGGGCTACTCGAAGCAG AGAGTCAAGAAGGACGTGGACAGAGGCACGCAGCATTGCGACATGTTCTTGCTGCAGCCTGTGGATGGAAGGGAAG GCAAGTGGGGATGGACGCGTATTAACCCTGCGGGAGCCAGGCCCACCCCGAGGTCTGGCTTTTCGGTGGCTGTGACCCCGAATCATCAGACGCTGCTCTTTGGGGGCGTGTGtgaccaggaagaggaggagagccTGGAGGGGGACTTCCTCAATGACCTGCACTTCTATGACGCCACCAGGAACCGCTGGTTTGCGGGGCCTCTGAAG GGACCTAAGTCAGAGAAGAGgaaacggaggaggggcaggaaagcAGAGCCCGAAGGTGCCGACAAGCAGGAGCGCGGGGGGGCCGgtgcccaggagcccctggaggtGGTCAGAGAGGTGGTCGCAGAGGACGGGACCGTGGTCACCATTAAACAGGTTCTTGCCGCCCCGGTCCCGGCGGGACAGCCACAGTCCGAGGAGGAGGACAGCCCTGACGAAGCCGGTGGCCCCGTGGTGGAGCCCAGTCCCCGCTCCAACGCCATGCTGGCCGTGAAGCACGGGCGGCTCTACCTGTACGGGGGCATGTTTGAGGCAGGTGACCGCCAGGTCACCCTCAGTGACCTGTACTGCCTGGATCTCCACAAGATGCAGGAGTGGACGGCCTTGGTGGAGGTGGACCCAG GAGCTCAGGAGTGGCTGGAGGAGACGGAGTCAGAAGAAGACAGCGACGAGGACGCCGAGGGCGGAAGTGACGACGAGGACAGTGGCGACAGCggcggggaggctgggggtgagTGTGGTGTGCATGCCGGCGCCGGGCGGCAGGAGACCCACGGCAGAGCAGCTCCGGAGCCAAGCACCCCCTGCCGGACCTAG